From a region of the Oncorhynchus mykiss isolate Arlee chromosome 32, USDA_OmykA_1.1, whole genome shotgun sequence genome:
- the LOC118946497 gene encoding DNA-directed RNA polymerases I, II, and III subunit RPABC4, whose translation MDTQKDVQPPKQQPMIYICGECHTENEIKARDPIRCRECGYRIMYKKRTKRLVVFDAR comes from the exons ATGGACACTCAAAAAGACGTGCAACCCCCCAAGCAACAGCCTATGATCTACATATGTGGGG AATGCCACACTGAAAATGAAATTAAGGCCCGTGATCCAATCAGATGCAGAGAGTGTGGATACAGAATCATGTACAAGAAGAGAACAAAGAGAT TGGTTGTGTTTGACGCTCGGTGA